A portion of the Calothrix sp. 336/3 genome contains these proteins:
- a CDS encoding ribulose bisphosphate carboxylase small subunit — translation MGYYIAPRFLDKLAVHITKNFLDLPGIRVPLILGIHGRKGEGKSFQCELVFERMGIEVTLISGGELESPDAGDPARLIRLRYRETSELIKVRGKMCVLMINDLDAGAGRFDEGTQYTVNTQLVNATLMNIADNPTDVQLPGSYDATPLYRVPIIVTGNDFTTLYAPLVRDGRMEKFYWQPDRDDKVGIVGGIFAEDELTSKEIEQLVDTFVNQSVDFFSALRSRIYDQQIREFIHQVGVEKVSQRVVNSLEGKPIFNKPHFNLSQLLEMGNRIVGEQKRVEDSQLVTEYNRGLYSRSLSKPATSAENQSENQSENQPHNNNYYRAYDSPVVSPNSLNLETQEKIRDILAQGYKIGVEHVDERRFRMGSWQSCSVGQINGDSDAISTVESCLAEYGGEYVRLVAIDPKNKRRVMESIIQRPN, via the coding sequence ATGGGTTACTACATCGCTCCCCGCTTCCTTGACAAGTTGGCAGTTCACATCACGAAGAATTTTCTGGATTTACCTGGTATTCGTGTACCTTTAATTCTAGGTATCCATGGACGTAAGGGTGAGGGTAAATCTTTTCAGTGCGAATTAGTTTTTGAAAGAATGGGAATAGAAGTCACCCTGATTTCTGGTGGTGAGTTGGAAAGTCCCGATGCGGGTGATCCTGCGAGATTAATTCGCTTGCGTTACCGTGAAACCTCGGAATTAATCAAGGTGCGGGGAAAAATGTGCGTCTTGATGATTAATGATTTAGATGCGGGTGCGGGAAGATTTGATGAGGGGACACAATACACGGTAAATACTCAGTTGGTGAATGCCACACTGATGAATATTGCTGATAATCCTACGGATGTGCAGTTACCTGGTAGCTATGATGCGACACCCTTGTACCGTGTACCCATTATCGTCACCGGCAATGATTTCACTACCCTCTATGCTCCCTTGGTGCGGGATGGGCGGATGGAGAAATTCTACTGGCAACCCGACCGTGATGACAAGGTGGGGATTGTGGGGGGAATCTTTGCCGAAGATGAACTGACTTCCAAGGAGATTGAACAGTTAGTTGATACTTTTGTGAATCAGTCTGTGGACTTTTTTAGTGCGCTGCGATCGCGGATTTATGATCAGCAAATTCGAGAGTTTATTCATCAGGTGGGTGTAGAGAAAGTATCCCAACGAGTGGTGAATAGTCTCGAAGGTAAGCCAATATTTAATAAACCCCACTTCAACCTCTCCCAACTGCTGGAAATGGGTAATCGTATCGTGGGAGAACAAAAACGGGTGGAAGATTCCCAATTGGTGACAGAATATAATCGCGGTTTGTATTCTCGCAGTCTCTCCAAACCTGCAACTTCCGCAGAAAATCAGTCAGAAAATCAGTCAGAAAACCAGCCACACAACAATAATTATTATCGCGCCTATGACAGTCCTGTTGTCTCCCCAAATTCTTTAAACCTAGAAACCCAAGAGAAAATCCGCGATATCCTTGCCCAAGGTTATAAAATCGGTGTGGAACACGTTGATGAACGACGTTTTCGTATGGGTTCCTGGCAAAGTTGCAGTGTGGGACAAATTAATGGCGACTCTGATGCCATTTCCACGGTAGAATCTTGTTTAGCTGAGTATGGTGGTGAATATGTGCGCTTAGTCGCTATTGACCCGAAGAATAAGCGTCGGGTGATGGAATCAATTATTCAGCGTCCCAATTAG